The following proteins are encoded in a genomic region of Sorangiineae bacterium MSr12523:
- a CDS encoding cytochrome c3 family protein — protein sequence MKPVTSFQALFALLGTVLVLDSMACEGDTAQTDVREESGTVTSTDTPIGLAFEIDNGVGVPLKVRRGQTFYIDQIDIRASIDSTVDEGISGLAQRGDFSNLDWRGGHLRHGHDHERDHHHHHDDEHEHEHDGNRGVDVSFSGEKNEDGTFTRRIFYRDFPWMRSPSTLTVEPIDAQGNRTGEPVVARIETGGGGEHDREHHDHDHEHGRDPSQNFFFTQRLRAIQWTRDCPTNIDCRNARRFSEEGLVELRYANRTNPTFKMQPNTVALRVQWSLKPAGQSYRIPITQVDRPNWDYGFGIDIRALTPPGANGTYAAGQKITFQFTLKDGAGKPLHAPGVMPSFQDFMNGNVESGIQYWRGFQEPNALYYRRKHREGHLNFAIVGPIQNNRATYDVVNIVERMDPTTGMLTTAVPDRGGLYGQATAVPSFAVIYGPRSGWANPSTDTWTFELPADAKPGTYYAVVKARRKYLGQELPLGKVVEFQVGSSQRTEYRPMTAYCENCHKNGGDLGHSLHGLDNRGTCTACHAPLATEMDNQLGARVHFIHSRTADYNTKIKKCGVCHLSGDRIERPSKGACLSCHRKYPSDHVRDFGPITDSYTGGGADAFVRCTDRCHRKHDD from the coding sequence ATGAAACCGGTAACGAGTTTCCAGGCGTTGTTCGCTTTGCTGGGTACGGTTCTCGTGCTCGATTCGATGGCGTGTGAAGGAGACACCGCCCAGACCGACGTTCGTGAAGAATCAGGAACGGTGACGTCGACCGATACGCCCATCGGACTGGCCTTCGAGATCGACAACGGTGTAGGGGTACCCTTGAAGGTCCGCCGCGGGCAGACCTTCTATATCGATCAAATCGACATCCGCGCCTCCATCGATTCGACGGTCGACGAAGGCATTTCCGGGCTCGCCCAGCGGGGCGACTTTTCGAATCTCGATTGGCGCGGGGGCCATCTTCGCCACGGGCACGATCACGAACGCGACCACCACCACCACCACGATGACGAGCACGAGCACGAGCACGACGGCAACCGCGGGGTGGACGTCTCCTTCTCCGGGGAGAAAAACGAGGACGGCACCTTCACCCGCCGCATCTTTTATCGAGATTTTCCATGGATGAGGAGCCCGAGCACGCTCACCGTCGAACCGATCGATGCCCAGGGCAACCGCACCGGGGAGCCCGTCGTTGCCCGCATCGAGACGGGCGGAGGGGGTGAGCACGATCGCGAGCACCATGACCATGATCACGAGCACGGGCGTGACCCGTCACAGAATTTCTTTTTCACCCAACGGCTCCGCGCCATCCAGTGGACGCGCGACTGTCCAACGAACATCGATTGCCGAAATGCCCGTCGGTTCAGCGAAGAAGGCTTGGTCGAGTTGCGGTATGCGAACCGGACGAATCCCACCTTCAAGATGCAGCCGAATACCGTCGCACTTCGCGTGCAGTGGTCGCTCAAGCCCGCGGGGCAGTCGTACCGTATTCCCATCACGCAAGTCGACCGGCCGAACTGGGACTACGGCTTTGGCATCGATATCCGCGCGCTCACCCCGCCAGGGGCCAATGGTACGTATGCGGCCGGGCAGAAGATCACGTTTCAGTTCACCTTGAAGGACGGAGCCGGGAAACCGCTGCACGCGCCCGGGGTGATGCCCAGCTTTCAGGACTTCATGAACGGAAATGTCGAGTCGGGTATCCAGTATTGGCGTGGCTTTCAAGAGCCAAATGCCCTTTACTACCGGCGCAAGCACCGCGAAGGGCATCTCAATTTCGCCATCGTTGGCCCCATTCAGAACAACCGCGCAACCTACGATGTGGTGAACATCGTCGAGCGAATGGACCCGACGACGGGCATGCTCACCACCGCCGTTCCGGATCGCGGTGGGCTTTACGGCCAGGCCACGGCCGTTCCCAGCTTTGCGGTCATCTACGGTCCACGCAGCGGTTGGGCGAATCCCTCCACCGACACATGGACCTTCGAGTTGCCCGCCGACGCCAAGCCGGGGACGTATTACGCCGTCGTCAAGGCGCGGCGAAAATACCTGGGCCAGGAGCTCCCGCTGGGCAAAGTGGTGGAGTTCCAAGTGGGGAGTTCGCAACGCACGGAATACCGCCCCATGACGGCGTACTGCGAGAATTGCCACAAGAACGGGGGAGACCTTGGCCATTCACTCCACGGTCTCGACAACCGCGGTACCTGCACCGCCTGCCATGCCCCGCTCGCCACGGAGATGGATAACCAGCTAGGAGCGCGTGTGCATTTCATTCATTCGCGCACGGCAGACTACAATACGAAGATCAAAAAGTGCGGCGTTTGCCACCTGTCCGGGGATCGAATCGAGCGCCCGAGCAAGGGGGCGTGCCTGTCGTGCCATCGGAAGTACCCCTCGGACCACGTGAGGGACTTCGGCCCCATCACGGATTCGTACACCGGCGGGGGAGCCGACGCGTTCGTTCGATGCACCGACCGGTGCCATCGCAAACACGATGATTGA